The genomic segment GAGCCCAGCCGGATGGCAAACGATCACTGGATGACCAGTGGCGTCCGAGCTGGTCAAAGAGTCGATCATTCACCTGCATCAGTCCTTCCGACTCCCAGTAGCCCTTGAGATTGATCGCGTCATCCGGACGATCCATCAGGTCATCCGGGACATCGAGACCTGCCTTCGCCAGCATTCCGGTCAGGGCGGACGTACCGCTGCGATGCATTCCCAGCACAAAGGTGAGCCGTGATGGCAAGCCTCCGAAACGGATCGCTCGATACCAATCGGTCTGAACCTGGAGCACCGATGGCAGCTTGGACATCACATGGGCGCGCAAGCGACTGACACGGTCCTCCGAAAGGCCGTGACCGACAACGCGGCAGACCATCAACAGCTGCGACAAGGCCTGATCGATGTGTTGATTGGCCTGCTGGGCAAGATCCAGAAGCAGACAGCGACAAGCCATCTGCAGATGCTCGCGGAACAGCAGCAGGCCCAGCTTGAGCTGCCCGTTTTGTGGCCCAACCCAACCGGTGTCTGCGATGAACCTGGCATCCATCGGTGGCGGCAGTGCCACAAGTGCCTCAAACAAGGCCTTCTCGTCTGCACGGAGTCCAGCTTGCGGCTGCCAACGCGGATTCCAGAAACCGCTCAGCAGCTGCTCCAGGAGCTCAACAACCTCTGTGGTCTCCACGGTCAATCGCTCCGTTCCGTCCCCCAGCGGGCCAACAGATCCGTAAGGAGCGTGAGCTGAGCTGAGGACGTGGCGACGAATGATTCCTGTTGAAGAGCCTGAAGCTGCAATTCAGACTCACGACGGTCCCAGCGGGTCTGGAGCCGCTCAAGCTCCAGACGGTGGGCCTGTTCCATCTTTGCCTTCATGTCTCTCATCTGAACCGGCACATCCTCAAGATGTTGTTTGAGCTCGTCGCGCTCCAAAAGAACGTCCTGAAGTTGTTGCATAACTTCTATAACTTGCTGTGCCATGACCTGACGGCCCTGCATCTGTTCGTCCCGTTCCAGGACCAATTGTTCCCGTTGTTTCTGGAGACGCTCGAGCAGAAAACGCAGCATCAGCACCCCCGGGCGTTGCCAGAGCATGTCTCGATCCGAGGGACGAAATCCCAGCGGCTCGAGCTGTCCGCGCAGGACTGAAGCCCAGTTCAGGGCTGCAGCGGGGCTCCTCAGTTCGATGATCTGGAGACGTTCCATCCAGTCGCCGGCACTGGCAAGCGCCGCCGTTGGATCTCCTTGTCGCACCACCAAACACCCCGTCTGATGCTCCTCCAGGGGGAGATCAGCCGTCTCGATCAAGTCATGCAAGGCCCTGCCGTGAAGCGTCTGTTGTTGCAGACAGAGCAGGTTGGGAGGCCGTCCAGACCAACACTCCAAAGCGAGGGAGCCATCGAAGCGGCGGTCATTGAACGAATACCACTCCAGCTTCTGCCCCGCAGCGACCGAAACCACGGCGCAGTGGAATCGGCAGGGAAAAGGAAAGTCGCGATGCTGGAGATCCGCTTGCAGACGATCGAGGCTTGCCTGATCGGGGTCGATCACCAGGGTCGGGCCGTCAGGAAGGTGATCGACGAATTCAGGAGCGCCCAGATGCACATGGAAATGTTTGGCTGGGTTCATCCAAAGGACTGACGCGGAGCCAACTTAAGGTTTTCACGCCATGTGGGACTCCCGGTGAGCAACTGGTCCTCTCCCTTCCCCCTGAGTCCAGGGCTTCAGAAGCAGCTTGAGGCCTGCGGTCTGCAACGTCACAAGGGTGATCCAGCCAAGGCCAACGGAGCCCTGCTCCTGATCTACCGACACCCCGTAACGCTGCTGGAACACTGGCGGAACAGTGACGCGAAACCTCTGCGCATCAGAATGATGCTCAAGGGTTATCAGCAACTTCTGTCGCATCGCGAACACGGAACCCTTGTCTCTGACTGGCGTCTGGAGGGCCTCGACAGAGACAGGCTGGTCACTTGGCTCGACGGAACAACCACACCCGGAAGCATCAGTGAGCTGCCGTGGATCTCGCCGCTGGCTCGACTGGTCCTTGTTGAGCTGCTGAGGGCACAGCCCGAATTGATCAGTGCCTACCAGGACCTCGAACTGCATGCCGAACTGTTTGGCACGCAGGCCGACAGCGACTTGATGCAACGCGTGCGTCAACCCCACGATCCCGATGAACTGCTGCAGAGCTGGTGTTCATCGCGGCGGTCCAACGACGGCTGGGAATCCGATGACCAACGCCTGAGACGGCTGGAACAGGACCTTGAGCACTATGTGCTTCTGAGCCGGGAACAACACGCGATGCTCAGCGAACAACAATCCATGCTCGAGCGCACTCTTGAGCTGGCTGGTGACCGCAAGGCCGCCGACCAAAACTGATGGCTGAAACGCCATTGCTGCAGGTCTACCGACAGCATCTGGCCGACGCTGACTTTCACAGGGCAAAGCTTCAGCTCGATGCCATCGAGCAAGCCCATGCCTCGAAGGGCGAATTTGAGAACCTGATCGCCCATGAGCGGGAGCGACTGGAGCGACTGGGTGTCGTCCTGTCTCCAGCCCACTATCACCACGAGCAGCTCTCAACGACCCGGGACGAGACATCCCCAATTGAGCGCCAGCGGCTGGGATCGCAGCATGACTGGTACATGAATGCCGAGCTAGAGGAGTGCCTTGCTCGGCAGTGGGGCCACGCATCCCTCAACACAATCTCAACGAAGCTGCAGACCCTGCTTGTCCTTGGCAACAACTTCAGCCTCAGCACCGGGGTGTTCCGACCGATCTCCCATTACCTGAACTTTCTGTATCACCTCGGCGGCATTCGTCTCTGTTCAGTGCAGCTCAAGGTGGATGCCAGTCCGAAAACAATTGACGACCTGCTGGAGAACCACGACATCGTTGTGATCAATGGCTTGCAGCAGATCTGCAATGTGATTCACCTCGCCGATGCCGTGAAACGGCGAACACAACAACGACCCGTTCATGGATATCTGCACGAAACCCGTTGGATTCTTGACCGTTTGCCCGAGGACCAGAAACAACGCATTCGCGCCATCTTGCCCTCGTTGAATGTCCTTCTCTGTTGCGACAGACAGATTGACGATTTCGCAGCCTATGGATGTCCACGAAGCCAGACCATCATTCACAACCCAACCCTGCGTTGTTCGCCGCTGACAGCGACCGCACGACAATCACGTTCCGGCAGGCGTGCAGGACAAATTCTGATGAGTGGAACAGTGAAAGAGCGCAAGGGGATTGCTTTTTTCAACACCTGTGCTGAGGCCATGCGTTCAGAAGGATTTGAATTTCACTGGGCCGGACAAAGACGCGAGCGAACGATTTCACCTTCTCCAGCGGTGATCCATCACGGACATCTTCAGCAGGGGCCTCTGCAGACATTGATGCGCCAGTCCGACATCTTTTTTCTGTCATCTCTGGAAGACACATTCCCTCTTGCTGCCGTGGAGGCTTATCTGAATGGCTGCAAACTTCTGTTACCTCGGAGTACTGGGCTCATCGATGTCATGGAAGGCAGGCAAGGTGTTCTTGTGTATGAGGAACACAGGCTTGATTGTGTGGCCCCTCAATTGCGACAGCTGGTTCATGAACCAGCGCCGACATTGCAACAGCGCAATGCCATCGCCCGAACATTGGGACTGGAGGCTTTTCTGAACAGACTTCACGATCCACTGCTGACATCCCTATCAATCAAAGAGACCGTTGATCAACCACAAGAGCCAACAATCGCCGTGATCGCGCATCTGTATTACACCGATCTTGGCTTTGAACTTCTGCGTCAACTTGAAGCCGTAGGGGGTCCGCGAACTGATCTCTACATCACACTCCCCATCCACAAGGTTTCCCCGGAGTCCATCCACAAATTGCAGTCGATGCTCAAGGAGAGATTCAG from the Synechococcus sp. KORDI-100 genome contains:
- a CDS encoding sulfotransferase family protein translates to METTEVVELLEQLLSGFWNPRWQPQAGLRADEKALFEALVALPPPMDARFIADTGWVGPQNGQLKLGLLLFREHLQMACRCLLLDLAQQANQHIDQALSQLLMVCRVVGHGLSEDRVSRLRAHVMSKLPSVLQVQTDWYRAIRFGGLPSRLTFVLGMHRSGTSALTGMLAKAGLDVPDDLMDRPDDAINLKGYWESEGLMQVNDRLFDQLGRHWSSSDRLPSGWAQTPEAARWQRLLIAQLTTTCQGTLHPVIKDPRLCVLIEGLRPLMHAAAAQLSFLIPVRHPLAVARSLRNAQGTSLERGLALWIAHVCEAERQTRDQNRLIIDFDDLILRPDAVLLRCRRLLFEPHTDDPLEKEAAKFIDPKMQRQTGQEDAQDLTSNEKDLLSFALNVRECLVTSPQDDADLHQRLDDIMPRDVTSS
- a CDS encoding rhamnan synthesis F family protein, giving the protein MAETPLLQVYRQHLADADFHRAKLQLDAIEQAHASKGEFENLIAHERERLERLGVVLSPAHYHHEQLSTTRDETSPIERQRLGSQHDWYMNAELEECLARQWGHASLNTISTKLQTLLVLGNNFSLSTGVFRPISHYLNFLYHLGGIRLCSVQLKVDASPKTIDDLLENHDIVVINGLQQICNVIHLADAVKRRTQQRPVHGYLHETRWILDRLPEDQKQRIRAILPSLNVLLCCDRQIDDFAAYGCPRSQTIIHNPTLRCSPLTATARQSRSGRRAGQILMSGTVKERKGIAFFNTCAEAMRSEGFEFHWAGQRRERTISPSPAVIHHGHLQQGPLQTLMRQSDIFFLSSLEDTFPLAAVEAYLNGCKLLLPRSTGLIDVMEGRQGVLVYEEHRLDCVAPQLRQLVHEPAPTLQQRNAIARTLGLEAFLNRLHDPLLTSLSIKETVDQPQEPTIAVIAHLYYTDLGFELLRQLEAVGGPRTDLYITLPIHKVSPESIHKLQSMLKERFRYVQLLPVSNRGMDIGPFFEVVRDLLKNQAPSTDLLLKIHMKKSLRVSGARKGRRWRQGLLEGLLGDRCNVNSILKTFADTPDLGLLAPKTFLMTRSRRDQHEGSNDELVTSLLKRHNLPHDPDRPFVRGTMFWARSRMLLPDLAAVPLPASDDFEMGHASDGSLAHAYERLLSYLPQRHHPVHAHHADASSC